A region of the Lentimicrobiaceae bacterium genome:
GTAAAAATTTTTTTGACTAATTATGGATGAACAACTGCAAATAAAATTTTCTGATAGCAAGGAATCGACTAAAAGGGGATGGAACACTCAGAAAAATCCGCTTATTAGAAACAAAATAAACGAATCGGCGTGCAGTAAGTTGTCGGCAAGAAATTGGTTGGATAATATCCCGACTTCCGAAACGGATACCGAAAATTATGCTGAGATAAGATTTAAAAACGACCATAAAGATTTTTTTATAATTCCCGATAATCTGAATGTATATCAGGGCGATATTGTCGCCGTTGAAGCCAACTACGGTCACGATATAGGTATAGTTACTTTAACAAAACATACTGCTAAACTTCAAATTCTTAAAAAAAACGCTAAAACTAGCGAATTCAAAAAAATATACCGAAAAGCTACTCAAAAGGATATAGATAAATGGTTGCAAGCCATTAGTAGAGAAAAAGATGCTTTGATTTTTACTCGCAAAACTGCCGAAAAATTAGGACTCGAAATGAAAGTCAACGATGTTGAATTTCAGGGCGACGGCTGTAAAGCTATATTTTACTACACTGCCGACGAAAGAATTGACTTTAGGGAACTTATAAAAATATTAGCCGAACATCTCAAAATCAGAATTGAGATGAAACAAATAGGCATACGTCAAGAAGCTGCTCATATTGGCGGAATAGGTCCTTGCGGCAGAGAACTTTGCTGCTGCTCGTGGATGAATACTTTCAGAACCGTTTCGACCAATTCGGCAAAAGTACAGCAGCTTACTACCAATCCGCAAAAACTTGCCGGTCAGTGTTCTAAACTAAAGTGCTGCCTTAACTACGAAGTTGAAAACTACGCCGAAGCCATTAAAGATTTTCCGAGTCCTAAAACAATTATTAAAACTAAGTTAGGCGACGCATACATTCAAAAATTCGACGTACTCAACAACAAAGTTTGGCTTGCTTATAAAGAAAACATACCTACTCTTTTCCCTGTAGAATTAGAAGATGTTAACGAAATAATTGAGAAAAACAAGCAAGATATCATCATAGAAGCATTAGACGATTGGAAAATCGTTGAAAGCGACGAGAAAAGATATAAAGATTCAAAAGACATCAAACAGGTTGAGCTACTTGACGATATTGACAGATTTGACAAGAAAAAACAGAATAGAAGCAAGAAAAAAAGAAACAGAAACAAGAACAGAAACAAAAAAGAATAAATACCTGCGTTTTTTTCTAAACTCATAAAATCAAACATAATACTTACGGCTTAATTTCGTTTGTATTGTAATAAACAAATTGATATGAACATCAGACAAGTTATTTTTAGCATTTTTATTGTTTCGTTTTCAATAATATTTGCATCTTCGTGCAATAATAAGTACAGTTACGAACACTCAATAAAAATACATGATGCAAAATGGACTTCTGCAGATACCTTGTTTTTTCAATTTGAAACTACCGATTCGTTGGCTCTTTACGAGATAGAATTTAATATACGCAACACCACCGATTACCAATTTCAAAACCTGTTTATGTTTGTAACGGCTTTTTATCCGGCATATACGTATTCCCACGACACTGTGGAAGTTTTTTTGTCTAAAAAAGATGGAGAATGGTTAGGCAAAGGAATTGGTTTTTATAAAAACCTTGATGTTTTGTTTACAAAAAACGCTCGTTTTCGTAACAACGGAACTCATGTTATTGCGATAAATCACGGTATGCGGAATGATACTATTGTGGGAATTGCCGAAATAGGTATTAAGATAAAAAAATGTACGAATTAATGTAAAGGTGCTTATAGAGCATGAAACGAATAAGTGATGTTGTAACGAAGTTGAAAGTTCAAAGCCGTTAGCTGTTGGCTGTTAGCTGAGTGTGGCTAATGGCTAAGAGCTAAAGGCAATTGCTAATTGTTCATTGCTAATTGATAATTGATTTATGAATATGAAAAAAAACGTAGACGAAAAACAATGGATAAAAAGATACAGAATAGCTTTTTTGAGCTTTCTGGGTCTGGTATTTCTGTTTTTCTTTATGCTATCTATGGGCTGGCTTGGTTTTATGCCATCTTTTGAAGAATTAGAAAATCCAAAAAGCAAGCTAGCTTCCGAAATAATTTCTTCCGACCAAAAACTTTTGGGGACCTTTTATATCGAAAACAGATCGAACGTTCGCTATAACGAACTATCGCCTTGGTTGGTAAAAGCCCTTATTTCTACCGAAGATATACGATTTGAAAAACATTCGG
Encoded here:
- the ricT gene encoding regulatory iron-sulfur-containing complex subunit RicT, with protein sequence MDEQLQIKFSDSKESTKRGWNTQKNPLIRNKINESACSKLSARNWLDNIPTSETDTENYAEIRFKNDHKDFFIIPDNLNVYQGDIVAVEANYGHDIGIVTLTKHTAKLQILKKNAKTSEFKKIYRKATQKDIDKWLQAISREKDALIFTRKTAEKLGLEMKVNDVEFQGDGCKAIFYYTADERIDFRELIKILAEHLKIRIEMKQIGIRQEAAHIGGIGPCGRELCCCSWMNTFRTVSTNSAKVQQLTTNPQKLAGQCSKLKCCLNYEVENYAEAIKDFPSPKTIIKTKLGDAYIQKFDVLNNKVWLAYKENIPTLFPVELEDVNEIIEKNKQDIIIEALDDWKIVESDEKRYKDSKDIKQVELLDDIDRFDKKKQNRSKKKRNRNKNRNKKE
- a CDS encoding gliding motility lipoprotein GldH; this encodes MNIRQVIFSIFIVSFSIIFASSCNNKYSYEHSIKIHDAKWTSADTLFFQFETTDSLALYEIEFNIRNTTDYQFQNLFMFVTAFYPAYTYSHDTVEVFLSKKDGEWLGKGIGFYKNLDVLFTKNARFRNNGTHVIAINHGMRNDTIVGIAEIGIKIKKCTN
- a CDS encoding transglycosylase domain-containing protein, coding for MKKNVDEKQWIKRYRIAFLSFLGLVFLFFFMLSMGWLGFMPSFEELENPKSKLASEIISSDQKLLGTFYIENRSNVRYNELSPWLVKALISTEDIRFEKHS